Proteins encoded in a region of the Planococcus citri chromosome 1, ihPlaCitr1.1, whole genome shotgun sequence genome:
- the LOC135846428 gene encoding constitutive coactivator of peroxisome proliferator-activated receptor gamma-like — translation MGVRGLQTFLEEYCPSACRTVNITELAKKYKNETGKDAVIVLDTQTFYWPWCKNLDWVIGYEIQEYLHRLRTFIDSFQKIGVKLVFFIGGVTVEKKRNRWLSRKTKNLKNTLELCDLLKKGSRTKYIPDEYESLPPSMGVITSMLLKHVLNCEVYMTIEECDEEILAYVHENECMAIFTQDTDFIVSDINKCKVLSSRKFNQNRMTTLLYDGEALASSLKIRTDQLPVFAIMAGNDYIDFETLKSVHRSLCGVRRGRRPGYNVLMPAIGQYINSLSNQSIDNVLETICLKIFGNTNRSALDLVKSSYNGYLLQKKCDDPELTNPSTKWSEILNAARDRHRNTIAPSYIWGILKDQFFELGVAFEDLRKPFSEQIPSAVVTRVFRQRMYGILMYEYEPLSDVKIEEWCAEHTLSYQQPVLVKPTIPTVEHPGLLRLWSDDKNKDELSEIKWKLFLWCISPNLISIDDWRLLTADLVAVSATLFYLIEQKFVDEDELNAVIATLATYSLYSREKLNSLDYGVHNPRCTHISICVIRTFTFVVTLMAAVGYPVPLSSDLVYLKFEAKLFQIKFKEMIEKKSVEELCENNEKSIEIFNQMKNVLGPAFGKSSVTESEGKGSENRADDGDKQSKDDDLAAKLAEMKVL, via the exons ATGGGTGTTCGAGGATTGCAGACGTTTTTGGAAGAGTATTGTCCCTCAGCTTGTCGTACTGTCAATATCACCGAACTAGCTAAaaagtataa AAACGAAACCGGAAAAGATGCAGTTATAGTATTGGACACCCAGACGTTTTATTGGCCATGGTGCAAAAATCTGGACTGGGTTATCGGATACGAAATACAAGAGTACTTGCATCGTCTACGAACATTCATCGATTCCTTTCAGAAAATCGGTGTGAAGTTAGTCTTTTTCATCGGTGGAGTGACCGTTGAGAAGAAAAGGAATAGGTGGCTGAGTCGTAAGACGAAGAATCTGAAAAATACTCTGGAATTGTGCGATCTTCTCAAGAAAGGATCGCGTACGAAGTATATTCCAGATGAATACGAATCGTTGCCGCCGTCGATGGGTGTAATTACATCGATGTTATTGAAACATGTTTTAAATTGCGAG GTTTATATGACGATCGAAGAGTGCGATGAAGAAATACTCGCTTATGTGCATGAGAACGAATGTATGGCGATTTTCACCCAGGATACTGATTTCATCGTGAGCGATATCAACAAATGCAAGGTTTTATCGTCgagaaaattcaaccaaaacaGAATGACCACTCTGCTGTATGATGGAGAAGCATTGGCGTCTAGTTTGAAAATCAGAACTGATCAGTTACCTGTATTTGCAATCATGGCTGGAAACGACTATATCGATTTTGAAACCTTGAAG AGTGTACATCGTTCGCTATGTGGTGTACGACGCGGAAGAAGACCTGGATATAACGTCCTCATGCCTGCCATTGGTCAATATATCAATTCACTATCCAACCAGTCGATCGACAACGTATTGGAAACCATCTGCTTGAAGATATTCGGAAATACAAATAGATCAGCGTTAGATTTGGTGAAAAGTTCGTACAACGGTTATCTGTTGCAAAAGAAATGTGATGATCCTG AGCTAACAAATCCGTCAACTAAATGGTCCGAAATATTGAACGCAGCTCGAGACCGACATAGAAATACCATCGCACCGTCTTACATTTGGGGTATTttaaaagatcaatttttcgagCTCGGTGTAGCGTTCGAAGACCTTAGAAAACCATTCAGCGAGCAAATACCGAGTGCTGTGGTTACACGAGTGTTTAGACAACGAATGTATGGAATTTTAATGTACGAATACGAGCCTTTGAGCgatgtgaaaattgaagaatggtGCGCTGAGCATACGTTGAGTTATCAGCAGCCAGTACTCGTTAAACCTACAATACCAACTG ttgaacaCCCGGGACTGCTTCGATTATGGAGCGATGATAAGAATAAGGACGAACTCAGCGAAATTAAATGGAAATTATTCTTGTGGTGTATTTCCCCGAACCTTATCTCGATCGATGATTGGCGTCTGTTGACTGCTGATTTGGTAGCTGTTTCAGCGACTTTATTTTATCTTATC GAACAAAAATTCGTCGATGAAGACGAACTAAATGCGGTGATTGCAACTTTAGCTACCTACTCGTTGTACAGCAGGGAGAAATTGAACAGTTTGGATTATGGCGTTCATAATCCAAGATGTACTCATATTAGCATTTGTGTGATAAGAACTTTTACGTTCGTTGTCACGTTAATGGCTGCAGTTGGATATCCGGTGCCTCTTTCCAGC GACTTGgtttatttgaaattcgaagCGAAGCTGtttcaaattaaattcaagGAAATGATCGAAAAGAAAAGCGTCGAAGAATTGTGTGAAAATAAC gaaaaatcgattgaaatattcaatcaaatgaaaaatgtccTCGGTCCAgcttttggaaaaagttcagtAACGGAATCAGAAGGCAAAGGTTCCGAAAATCGAGCCGACGACGGTGATAAACAATCGAAAGATGATGACCTCGCAGCAAAGTTAGCTGAAATGAAAGTATTGTAA